The following are from one region of the Fusarium keratoplasticum isolate Fu6.1 chromosome 4, whole genome shotgun sequence genome:
- a CDS encoding 1,3-beta-glucanosyltransferase — MLINAALMALGATVVSAVTPLEIQGTDFINPETGNKFQIVGMAYQPGGSAGYDPATGKDPLSHKEECLRDAALMQILGINAIRVYNLDPNINHDECASIFNAAGMYMMIDVNSPLPGEAITSENPWESYYTEYLNRTFAIAEAFGNYPNTLLFFSANEVINNIETAEVVPQYLRAVTRDLKGYIKNNLKRQIPVGYSAADVREVLWDTWNYMQCSESGDKNDMSRADLFALNSYSWCGPEATYKSSSFDKLTEGFKDTSVPVFFSEYGCNKPQPRYWNETQAMYGKEMTPVFSGGVVYEYTEEDNNYGLVQIKGDTLQILGDFNRLKNQFAKIDWKEVQSQPASKTAPKAPACKASIIEDEGFDNNFTLPAYPPGADKLIKNGIKNAPSGKIIKISDWNVKLTVKNADGTEMKNLKVIPLADDESNAAGKNEADTGSETVENSTSSDNSTSSDDEEDAAVLTRPMMWAVAIPLAAMMFAL; from the exons ATGCTT ATCAACGCTGCCCTCATGGCCCTTGGGGCCACGGTAGTCAGTGCCGTCACTCCCCTCGAGATCCAGGGAACCGACTTCATCAACCCCGAGACTGGCAACAAGTTCCAGATCGTCGGAATGGCCTACCAGCCCGGCGGCAGCGCCGGCTACGACCCTGCCACTGGAAAGGATCCTCTGAGCCACAAGGAGGAGTGTCTCCGAGATGCTGCTCTGATGCAGATTCTGGGTATCAACGCTATTCGCGTCTACAACCTTGaccccaacatcaaccacGACGAATGCGCCAGCATTTTCAACGCT GCTGGCATGTACATGATGATTGACGTCAACTCACCCCTTCCcggcgaggccatcaccTCCGAGAACCCCTGGGAAAGCTACTACACCGAGTACCTCAACCGCACCTTTGCTATCGCCGAGGCCTTTGGCAACTACCCCAAcacccttctcttcttctcggccaacgaagtcatcaacaacatcgagaCTGCCGAGGTTGTCCCTCAGTATCTCCGTGCCGTCACCCGTGACCTTAAGGGCTACATCAAGAACAACCTGAAGCGCCAGATTCCCGTCGGCTACTCCGCTGCTGATGTCCGCGAGGTCCTCTGGGATACCTGGAACTACATGCAGTGCTCTGAATCCGGCGACAAGAACGACATGAGCCGCGCCGATCTCTTTGCTCTCAACTCGTACTCGTGGTGTGGTCCCGAGGCCACCTACAAGAGCTCCTCCTTCGATAAGCTCACCGAGGGTTTCAAGGACACTTCTGTtcccgtcttcttcagcgAGTATGGCTGCAACAAGCCCCAGCCCCGATACTGGAACGAGACTCAGGCCATGTACGGAAAGGAGATGACCCCCGTCTTCTCTGGTGGCGTCGTCTACGAGTacaccgaggaggacaacAACTACGGTCTTGTCCAGATCAAGGGAGACACCCTCCAGATCCTCGGCGACTTCAACCGCCTCAAGAACCAGTTCGCTAAGATTGACTGGAAGGAGGTTCAGTCTCAGCCTGCCAGCAAGACCGCCCCCAAGGCCCCCGCCTGCAAGGCCAGCATcattgaggatgagggctTCGACAACAACTTCACCCTCCCCGCCTACCCCCCTGGTGCTGACAAGCTGATCAAGAACGGCATTAAGAATGCTCCCAGcggcaagatcatcaagatctCGGACTGGAACGTCAAGCTCACTGTCAAGAACGCCGACGGTaccgagatgaagaacctcaaggtcatccctctcgccgacgacgagtcgAACGCCGCGGGTAAGAACGAGGCCGACACTGGCAGCGAGACTGTCGAGAACAGCACCAGCTCGGacaacagcaccagcagcgatgacgaggaggatgccgcTGTCCTCACCCGACCCATGATGTGGGCTGTTGCCATTCCCCTGGCCGCCATGATGTTTGCTCTGTAA